In one window of Pseudomonas putida DNA:
- a CDS encoding type III effector HrpK domain-containing protein, giving the protein MKTSNTDAPGTTSSDNPLARFETAVTRSLSNFKDTPDPTPAGNKRFVVAAAVDNKKEAEIAAALATNDPEVIKHLNDPNLADIGNTGIPLANIASITKLSDNVLDLKTRDGRDIVIIKQMTPYLFDGMASKTDAVDALNKSKAEGYRIAQAGDVPPGMDDYKFIGPADEVGPGLIRYETQSGDKVIVANETNHALFDQVKSDGEALTLINKSEQEGYRLARADEPADGIKAIGTPEELGHGLIRYETESGEKIIVSQGISPDLYASMSKASNGIFGVDGAVDTSWIDNSKYASGVRDWDTITGNKGGDKPTQAEKDLERPRAASKMLSDNWDKWGLHDRKIDFANPPSDLPPEAQATLKYLAGSPSLMNALDSGGLGKSDGVITHADVDKFISQQNKDLSAASSSYSKFLSKNPGASDLAKENAKSAAIVMANISLVSSAGPQMEGANQRANNGSLTTDNLNAIKSDSGLSPELTGAAGYWSNPGMWHVMDSAGDHPATASSDGIVQQKNIGAWLENQAPKDDHGVLMMLSNASIRGSLAGVDTSKLTKDVLEHPENYDGKTKAAAMLEITDARARLQASDKVDGDLYAGITADSQYHLNPTKSKVMKQLDDAISKLGNDADVKAYMAANQGPGMRDIINADPAMKKALQHSQDSQINSGNIINTALATKDANGNPLSLPDALALAGTDATLTDLALGGDGNIDLASIADKSGKSGDIEQYFREHTLNGKDLEDGLSKGGDPMTVIGQYASNAALFKEFLGDKVTPQEASEVGQRINQAVSDSLIDGADKNTLKDIFGDGNGNFDENKAKAIIDKAMADDPDMFKDSSGAPIRPQDVISMLRSVWDTNRQGEKISDVLPKSIDGLKLNVSESYKQGLLHIGSALLAGGVLAARSATGGNSPTDNASRVSAGMQFAGLIIEGGTKYAKEAGYGMVWKPTPVDPSKPAPIGEFPTGNMVQNTDGINRLGNLGKVIGGAGSFIGGVLGLISGVNSAFAGDKVGAGFSLTTGALGTGAAITSIIEGGAGLFGLADVGAIAGAFSGVLGWATAGIGLVAGIVLPIIEVAKREKMQDQFFGELKPVLDKYDLTGGPITKEDRDEEYNFAYG; this is encoded by the coding sequence ATGAAAACCTCGAACACCGACGCCCCTGGCACAACGTCCTCGGACAATCCCCTCGCCCGCTTCGAAACTGCGGTCACCCGCTCGCTTTCCAACTTCAAGGACACGCCAGACCCCACGCCGGCCGGCAACAAACGCTTCGTCGTCGCCGCCGCGGTCGACAACAAGAAGGAAGCGGAAATCGCCGCCGCACTGGCCACTAACGACCCGGAAGTCATCAAGCACCTCAACGATCCCAACCTCGCCGATATCGGCAACACCGGCATCCCGCTGGCCAACATCGCCTCGATCACCAAGCTCTCCGACAACGTCCTGGACCTCAAGACCCGCGACGGCCGCGACATCGTCATCATCAAGCAGATGACCCCCTACCTGTTCGACGGCATGGCCAGCAAGACCGACGCCGTGGACGCCCTGAACAAGAGCAAGGCCGAGGGCTATCGCATCGCCCAGGCCGGCGATGTGCCACCGGGCATGGACGACTACAAGTTCATCGGCCCTGCCGACGAGGTCGGCCCCGGCCTGATTCGCTACGAAACCCAGTCCGGCGACAAGGTGATCGTCGCCAACGAGACCAACCATGCCCTGTTCGACCAGGTGAAGTCCGACGGCGAAGCCCTCACCCTGATCAACAAGAGCGAGCAGGAAGGCTATCGCCTGGCCAGGGCCGACGAGCCCGCCGATGGCATCAAGGCCATCGGTACGCCCGAGGAACTGGGCCACGGCCTGATTCGCTACGAAACCGAAAGCGGCGAGAAGATCATCGTCTCCCAAGGCATCAGCCCGGATCTCTATGCCTCGATGAGCAAGGCGTCCAACGGCATCTTCGGTGTCGACGGCGCGGTCGACACCAGCTGGATCGACAACTCCAAGTACGCCAGCGGTGTGCGCGACTGGGACACCATCACCGGCAACAAGGGCGGCGACAAGCCCACCCAGGCCGAAAAAGACCTGGAGCGTCCGCGCGCCGCATCCAAGATGCTCAGCGATAACTGGGACAAATGGGGCCTTCACGACCGCAAGATCGACTTCGCCAACCCACCCAGCGACCTGCCGCCCGAGGCGCAGGCCACGCTCAAGTACCTGGCGGGCAGCCCGAGCCTGATGAACGCCCTGGACAGCGGCGGCCTGGGCAAGAGCGATGGCGTCATCACCCACGCCGATGTCGACAAGTTCATCAGCCAGCAGAACAAGGACCTGTCGGCTGCCTCCTCTTCCTATTCGAAGTTCCTCTCGAAAAACCCGGGCGCCTCCGACCTGGCCAAGGAAAACGCCAAGTCCGCAGCCATCGTCATGGCCAACATCTCGCTGGTCAGCAGCGCCGGCCCGCAGATGGAAGGCGCCAACCAGCGCGCCAACAACGGTAGCCTGACCACCGACAACCTAAACGCGATCAAGTCCGACAGCGGCCTGAGCCCCGAGCTGACAGGCGCTGCCGGTTACTGGTCCAACCCAGGCATGTGGCACGTGATGGACTCGGCGGGCGACCACCCCGCGACCGCCTCCTCCGACGGCATCGTCCAGCAGAAGAACATCGGCGCCTGGCTGGAAAACCAGGCGCCGAAGGACGACCACGGCGTGCTGATGATGCTCAGCAACGCCTCGATTCGCGGCTCTCTGGCGGGCGTGGACACCTCCAAGCTGACCAAGGACGTGCTCGAGCACCCCGAGAACTACGACGGCAAGACCAAGGCCGCGGCCATGCTGGAGATCACTGACGCACGTGCGCGCCTGCAGGCCAGCGACAAGGTCGACGGCGACCTGTATGCCGGCATCACCGCCGACAGCCAGTACCACCTCAACCCGACCAAGTCCAAGGTCATGAAGCAACTGGACGATGCCATCTCCAAGCTGGGCAACGACGCGGACGTCAAGGCCTACATGGCAGCAAACCAGGGCCCGGGCATGCGCGACATCATCAACGCCGACCCGGCGATGAAGAAAGCGCTGCAGCACAGCCAGGACAGCCAGATCAACAGCGGCAACATCATCAACACCGCCCTGGCCACCAAGGACGCCAATGGCAACCCCTTGTCGCTGCCCGACGCCCTGGCCCTGGCCGGCACCGATGCCACCCTGACCGACCTGGCCCTGGGCGGCGACGGCAACATCGACCTGGCATCGATCGCCGACAAGTCGGGCAAGTCCGGGGATATCGAGCAGTATTTCCGCGAGCACACCCTCAACGGCAAGGACCTGGAGGACGGCCTGTCCAAGGGCGGCGACCCGATGACCGTCATCGGCCAGTACGCCTCCAATGCCGCGCTGTTCAAAGAGTTCCTGGGCGACAAGGTGACGCCGCAGGAGGCCTCCGAGGTCGGCCAGCGCATCAACCAGGCGGTGTCCGATTCGCTGATCGACGGTGCCGACAAGAATACGCTCAAGGATATCTTTGGCGACGGCAACGGCAACTTCGATGAAAACAAGGCCAAGGCCATCATCGACAAGGCCATGGCCGACGATCCAGACATGTTCAAGGACTCCAGCGGTGCGCCGATCCGCCCGCAGGATGTGATCTCGATGCTGCGCTCGGTGTGGGACACCAACCGCCAGGGCGAGAAGATCAGCGACGTCCTGCCCAAGTCGATCGACGGTCTGAAGCTCAATGTCAGCGAGTCCTACAAGCAAGGCCTGCTGCACATCGGCAGCGCCCTGCTCGCCGGTGGTGTGCTGGCCGCACGTTCCGCCACCGGTGGCAACAGCCCGACCGACAACGCCTCGCGGGTTTCGGCAGGCATGCAGTTCGCCGGCCTGATCATCGAGGGCGGTACCAAGTACGCCAAGGAAGCCGGTTATGGCATGGTCTGGAAACCCACCCCGGTCGATCCATCCAAACCCGCGCCGATCGGCGAGTTCCCGACCGGCAACATGGTGCAGAACACCGACGGTATCAACCGCCTGGGCAACCTAGGCAAGGTCATCGGCGGTGCGGGCAGCTTCATCGGCGGCGTGCTGGGCCTGATCAGCGGCGTCAACAGCGCCTTCGCCGGTGACAAGGTCGGGGCCGGCTTCTCGCTGACCACCGGCGCGCTGGGTACAGGTGCAGCGATCACCTCGATCATCGAAGGCGGTGCGGGGCTGTTTGGCCTGGCCGATGTCGGCGCCATCGCCGGTGCCTTCTCCGGCGTGTTGGGCTGGGCCACGGCGGGGATCGGGCTGGTGGCAGGGATCGTGCTGCCGATCATCGAAGTGGCCAAGCGCGAGAAGATGCAGGACCAGTTCTTCGGCGAACTCAAGCCGGTGCTGGACAAGTACGACCTCACCGGCGGACCGATTACCAAGGAGGATCGCGACGAGGAGTACAACTTCGCCTACGGCTGA
- a CDS encoding DUF3077 domain-containing protein produces the protein MNEGTTPGIATALGIFRVQPGIPVGQAFDEVSLLLGCVRDLSEMGDESITPAAMVALRYLSAMAKALMNDLEVARNQSP, from the coding sequence ATGAATGAAGGCACCACACCCGGCATCGCCACTGCGCTAGGGATTTTCCGCGTGCAACCCGGCATTCCCGTCGGCCAGGCTTTCGACGAAGTCTCGCTACTACTGGGATGCGTGCGCGACCTGAGCGAAATGGGTGATGAATCAATCACGCCTGCGGCCATGGTCGCCCTGAGGTATCTGAGCGCCATGGCCAAAGCATTGATGAACGACCTGGAAGTCGCCAGAAATCAGTCGCCTTGA
- a CDS encoding M20/M25/M40 family metallo-hydrolase, protein MPIRRSPIAAAIALSFLSFSALAANLTPDALLKKAEAEQKAYLATVKQLVNVDTGTGQAPGLKTVSALLVERLKALGAEVKTSPASPSAGDNIVGTFKGTGSKSFLLMVHYDTVFLPGTAAKRPFKVEGERAYGPGVADAKGGVAMILHSLKLLQDEKFKGFGTLTVLFNPDEETGSSGSKAIIAELARKHDYVFSYEPPDKDAVTVATNGINGVFLEVKGKSSHAGSAPEAGRNAAMELAHQMLQLKDLGDPAKGTTVNWTMVKAGDKRNIIPASATAEADMRYSDLSESDRVLADAQRLVQKKLIDGTEVTVRLDKGRPPLAKNAGSEQLAKTAQTLYAKIDRNIEPIAMRFGTDAGYAYVPGSEKPAVLETMGVVGAGLHADDEYIELSSIAPRLYLTVALIQQLSEAAK, encoded by the coding sequence ATGCCCATCCGACGCTCACCGATCGCCGCTGCCATCGCCTTGTCATTCCTGTCGTTTTCCGCCCTTGCCGCCAACCTGACTCCCGACGCTCTACTGAAAAAGGCCGAAGCCGAGCAGAAGGCCTATCTCGCCACCGTCAAGCAACTGGTCAATGTCGATACCGGAACTGGCCAGGCGCCGGGGCTGAAAACCGTCAGCGCCCTGCTGGTCGAGCGGCTCAAGGCGTTGGGTGCCGAGGTCAAGACCAGCCCTGCAAGCCCCTCGGCGGGCGACAATATCGTCGGCACCTTCAAGGGCACCGGCAGCAAGTCGTTCCTGCTGATGGTCCACTACGACACGGTGTTCCTGCCGGGCACCGCTGCCAAGCGGCCGTTCAAGGTCGAGGGCGAGCGTGCCTATGGGCCTGGCGTGGCCGATGCCAAAGGTGGTGTGGCGATGATCCTGCATTCGCTGAAGCTGCTGCAGGACGAGAAGTTCAAAGGCTTCGGCACCTTGACCGTACTGTTCAACCCGGATGAGGAAACCGGCTCCAGCGGCTCGAAGGCGATCATCGCGGAACTGGCGCGCAAGCATGACTACGTGTTCTCGTACGAGCCACCGGACAAGGATGCGGTGACGGTCGCGACCAATGGCATCAATGGCGTATTTCTCGAAGTGAAAGGCAAGTCTTCCCACGCAGGCTCCGCACCCGAGGCTGGGCGTAATGCCGCCATGGAGCTGGCCCACCAGATGCTGCAGTTGAAGGACCTCGGTGACCCGGCCAAAGGCACCACGGTCAACTGGACGATGGTCAAGGCAGGCGACAAGCGCAACATCATTCCCGCCAGCGCCACGGCCGAGGCGGACATGCGCTACTCGGACCTGAGCGAAAGCGACCGAGTGCTGGCCGACGCGCAACGCCTGGTGCAGAAAAAACTCATCGACGGCACCGAAGTGACGGTGCGCCTCGACAAGGGCCGCCCGCCGTTGGCGAAGAACGCCGGCTCCGAGCAGTTGGCGAAAACCGCCCAGACGCTCTACGCGAAGATCGATCGCAACATCGAGCCGATCGCCATGCGTTTCGGGACTGATGCGGGCTATGCCTACGTGCCCGGCAGCGAGAAGCCGGCAGTGCTTGAAACCATGGGCGTGGTTGGAGCGGGATTGCATGCCGATGACGAGTACATCGAGCTGTCGAGCATCGCGCCGAGGCTTTATCTGACAGTGGCATTGATCCAGCAATTGTCTGAGGCGGCGAAGTAA